One window from the genome of Malus domestica chromosome 01, GDT2T_hap1 encodes:
- the LOC103426336 gene encoding phospholipase A1 PLIP1, chloroplastic-like — MCKLPGQGAACSRTVVPATYIVPQRIKATFCLISKSNDFKTLTIKCIIRILEKSFITCVFGAIMPCRCSSLVIPTSPASGTTVDVFKEHNGLRRSNSNQDLYRRATMRRSYSDNHLCYRSSRIHAAATEPKLKNSRSGIFSFQFSSSILPNSVRSFSFDPDTSNHRSIKAKDMSKETSGESASEEESKRANWVERLVEIRSKWRDRQKKDDADEDSVCEAGENGDCECGRDEGGCAVDYTAEDDGGETSPEIFRRFLVRVPWSDTKLLSKLSFLCNLAYAMPQIKENYIKRYYGLRLVTTSLEKKAEDEIKAKLDDDSNCVPVAAEVASESSSEKAVEAGQKRPCRPAVAYNIAASAASYVRSRNQDSLSLGPKSQQEGDGDNSREEGGYSPRSYKPEVAVSMAASTMTAVVAAGEKEKQETAKDLRSLQSSPCEWFVCDDASTYTRCFVIQVNFYPFIPLDLCLIIALQQSFKSKCGIK; from the exons GATTAAAGCTACATTTTGTCTAATTAGCAAGTCAAATGACTTCAAAACCCTTACCATAAAATGCATTATTCGAATACTG GAAAAATCTTTCATTACTTGCGTTTTTGGTGCAATCATGCCATGCAGATGCAGTTCACTAGTTATTCCTACCTCTCCGGCTTCCGGCACGACGGTAGACGTTTTCAAAGAGCACAACGGTCTCCGCCGGTCAAACTCCAACCAAGACCTTTACCGTCGTGCTACTATGCGGAGGTCTTATTCGGACAACCATCTTTGTTACCGCAGCAGTCGTATCCACGCTGCTGCAACAGAACCAAAACTAAAGAACAGCCGTTCGGGGATTTTCTCGTTTCAGTTTTCGAGTTCCATTCTCCCAAACTCGGTGAGATCATTCTCGTTTGATCCGGACACGAGTAATCATAGGAGCATAAAGGCGAAGGACATGAGTAAGGAGACGTCTGGGGAGAGCGCCAGTGAGGAGGAGAGCAAAAGAGCCAATTGGGTGGAGAGACTAGTGGAAATCAGAAGTAAATGGAGGGATAGGCAGAAAAAGGACGATGCGGATGAAGACAGCGTCTGTGAAGCGGGTGAAAATGGTGATTGTGAATGTGGCAGAGATGAGGGTGGTTGTGCGGTGGATTATACTGCAGAAGACGATGGGGGAGAAACCAGTCCTGAAATTTTCCGGAGGTTTTTGGTTCGAGTTCCATGGTCTGATACCAAGCTGCTTTCCAAGCTATCCTTCTTGTGCAACTTGGCCTATGCGATGCCACAAATCAAG GAAAATTATATAAAGAGATATTATGGCCTACGATTAGTAACAACTTCACTAGAGAAGAAGGCCGAAGATGAAATCAAAGCAAAACTAGATGACGACTCTAATTGTGTACCTGTAGCTGCCGAAGTAGCTAGTGAATCCAGTTCGGAGAAAGCTGTAGAAGCTGGGCAGAAGCGTCCATGCCGTCCTGCTGTTGCTTATAATATTGCTGCCTCAGCTGCATCTTATGTGCGGTCACGCAATCAGGACAGCCTATCACTTGGGCCCAAATCGCAGCAGGAGGGTGATGGCGACAATTCACGAGAGGAAGGAGGGTACTCACCTCGAAGCTATAAGCCAGAGGTGGCAGTTTCCATGGCAGCGTCAACAATGACAGCAGTGGTTGCAGCAGGGGAAAAGGAGAAACAAGAAACAGCAAAGGACCTTCGGTCACTCCAGTCCTCACCTTGTGAATGGTTTGTCTGTGATGATGCCAGTACGTATACTCGATGTTTCGTGATTCAGGTAAACTTTTACCCCTTCATTCCTCTGGATCTGTGTTTGATAATAGCTCTCCAACAGTCTTTCAAATCCAAATGTGGGATTAAATAG
- the LOC103426328 gene encoding zinc finger CCCH domain-containing protein 1: MADSGENKEPGEVCNFFRKPSRRQNIRKRRTDEDEEEDDSKSGTSLSNQRKAQKSDGKLFFSTGPSKSSVSDDRAVFEFESSKEIQVENDSRATATMETETEFSRDARAVRERVLKQAEEALKGKGKTTGNEKLYKGIHGYTDYKAGFRRELTVASEKAGGAHGPLRASAHIRTSTRFDYQPDICKDYKETGYCGYGDSCKFMHDRGDYKSGWQMEKEWDEAEKARKRKLAMGEDDVDETEEDDDDEDDAGLPFACFICRQPFVDPVVTKCNHYFCEHCALKHHSKNKKCFVCDKPTLGIFNTAHEIRKRMAAEGK, translated from the exons ATGGCGGATTCGGGTGAAAATAAAGAGCCTGGAGAAG TTTGCAACTTCTTCCGGAAGCCATCAAGGAGGCAGAACATTAGAAAGCGAAGGACTGATGAagatgaggaggaggacgatTCAAAGTCTGGGACATCCTTATCAAACCAAAGAAAGGCCCAAAAGTCTGATGGCAAGCTGTTTTTTTCTACCGGACCCTCCAAGAGCTCTGTATCTGATGACAGAGCAGTCTTTGAGTTTGAGTCTTCAAAAGAAATCCAAGTTGAAAATGATAGCAGAGCAACAGCGACTATGGAGACTGAGACTGAGTTCTCCAGAGATGCACGAGCAGTTCGCGAGAGAGTTCTCAAGCAGGCAGAGGAGGCTTTGAAGGGAAAGGGCAAAACTACTGGCAATGAAAAGTTGTATAAAGGGATCCATGGATATACTGATTACAAGGCTGGGTTCCGAAGAGAGCTAACAGTGGCCAGTGAGAAAGCAGGAGGTGCACATGGGCCTCTCAGGGCTTCTGCTCACATCAGGACATCCACGAGATTTGATTATCAGCCAGACATCTGTAAGGATTACAAAGAGACTGGTTACTGTGGGTATGGAGATTCCTGCAAGTTTATGCACGATCGTGGGGACTACAAGTCAGGCTGGCAGATGGAAAAAGAGTGGGATGAAGCAGAAAAAGCAAGGAAGAGAAAACTAGCTATGGGTGAGGATGATGTCGACGAGACTGAGGAAGATGACGACGACGAAGATGATGCTGGGTTGCCCTTTGCATGTTTCATCTGCAGGCAGCCTTTTGTTGATCCTGTAGTAACTAAGTGCAATCATTACTTCTGTGAGCATTGTGCACTAAAG CATCATTCGAAGAACAAGAAATGCTTTGTCTGCGACAAGCCTACACTTGGCATATTCAACACAGCTCATGAGATACGGAAAAGAATGGCTGCAGAGGGTAAATAG
- the LOC103406225 gene encoding uncharacterized protein — MTHRKTFEALDGTLRDITGIETQFDGKVMILGGDFHQVLTVVPRGTKVQTIDACIVKSSLWNKIQVIQLKHNMRAQQDPDFAEFLLRVGDGNESFVEDDMIRIPDSCVIPWHGDESIGELIGFVFPRLEDNAFNISYMVDMAIITPRNEDVDKLNEVMLNSFPGEQHIYY; from the coding sequence ATGACTCATAGGAAAACATTTGAGGCTTTAGATGGAACCTTACGAGATATAACGGGCATAGAAACACAATTTGATGGCAAAGTGATGATTCTTGGAGGAGATTTTCATCAAGTTCTTACTGTAGTGCCTCGTGGAACCAAAGTGCAAACAATAGATGCATGCATTGTAAAGTCCTCATTATGGAACAAGATTCAAGTTATCCAGTTGAAACATAATATGAGAGCTCAACAAGACCCTGATTTTGCAGAATTCCTACTTCGTGTTGGTGATGGAAATGAGTCATTTGTAGAAGATGATATGATTAGAATCCCGGATTCATGTGTTATTCCTTGGCATGGCGATGAATCAATTGGTGAGCTTATTGGTTTTGTATTTCCAAGATTAGAGGATAATGCTTTCAACATTTCTTATATGGTTGATATGGCTATCATCACCCCAAGGAATGAGGACGTTGACAAGTTAAATGAAGTGATGTTAAACTCATTTCCTGGGGAACAACACATTTATTACTGA